One part of the Rothia sp. ZJ932 genome encodes these proteins:
- a CDS encoding response regulator transcription factor: protein MKKKITVVVVDDVPEALDALAFYITCYSETLELVGQATNGMEAVELIRELRPDVVLMDLQMPVMDGIQASKIILCEIPSTKIIAVSTFHSDDYVVPALQAGVHGYLLKDSLPDEVYNAIISAGRGRSTVDARAMHNLVSSLPQPQAAPGQVWSSLSSTEQRITAALCNGMSNREIARYTGYAESTVKNTLVRVMEKLGVNSRLQIAVEAGKHRFPVREL from the coding sequence GTGAAAAAGAAAATCACAGTAGTTGTTGTTGATGATGTACCCGAAGCGCTAGATGCTCTTGCTTTCTATATCACTTGTTACTCTGAGACTCTAGAACTTGTGGGTCAAGCTACTAATGGTATGGAGGCGGTAGAGCTCATTCGTGAGCTGCGTCCTGATGTTGTGCTTATGGATCTTCAGATGCCCGTGATGGATGGGATCCAGGCGAGCAAAATAATCCTTTGTGAGATTCCATCGACAAAAATTATTGCTGTGAGCACTTTCCATTCAGATGATTATGTGGTGCCAGCTTTGCAGGCAGGAGTACACGGCTATCTCCTTAAAGACTCTCTGCCTGATGAGGTCTATAACGCTATTATTTCTGCCGGACGTGGTCGTTCAACTGTTGATGCTAGGGCAATGCATAACCTTGTGTCTTCTCTGCCGCAGCCTCAGGCAGCGCCTGGGCAAGTGTGGAGTTCGCTCAGTAGTACTGAGCAGAGAATTACTGCTGCGCTCTGTAACGGAATGAGTAACCGTGAAATTGCCCGATATACCGGTTATGCGGAGTCAACAGTGAAGAACACATTGGTGCGTGTGATGGAAAAACTGGGGGTAAATAGCCGACTGCAAATTGCAGTTGAGGCGGGCAAGCACCGCTTTCCTGTTCGAGAGCTTTAG
- a CDS encoding NCS2 family permease codes for MSSENTAAHASASAPQPKNGLDRYFKITERGSTLATEFRGGLATFFAMAYIVVLNPLILGLGPDTAGNTLGVERVAAATALIAGILTIIMGLWAKQPFAMAAGLGVNALLASTIATTPNLTWPQIMGLVVWAGIVMAILVLTGFRRAVFQAVPESLKTAIVVGIGLFIALIGLVNAGIVRRMPDAAGTTVPVSFGAGGHLQGWPIFVFLFGLFLTIALFIRNVRGAILIGVVTSTVLAIILEKVSPSGSSLDSATGWSLMIPAIPTQWVGTPDLSLIGAVDMTGAFAGSALGALGATMLMFAILLAVFFDVMGTSVGLASEAGTIDTDGKIENIDRVLLIDAAGSIAGGGSSSSAHQIFVESATGIGEGARTGFANIVTGVLFLLAVFISPLVNIVPFEAVAPALVVVGFLMVRQAIHIDWADWGLGIPAFLTIIMMPFTYSIADGIGAGFVAYTFIRVIQGRGKDVHPIMYVVSLAFLIFFGMGVIEGWMHG; via the coding sequence ATGTCTTCTGAGAACACCGCGGCTCATGCTTCCGCTTCAGCGCCACAGCCGAAGAACGGCTTGGATCGCTACTTTAAGATCACCGAACGTGGTTCAACCCTCGCCACCGAATTCCGTGGCGGTCTCGCCACCTTCTTCGCGATGGCTTACATTGTGGTACTTAACCCGCTGATTCTGGGTCTTGGCCCCGACACGGCAGGCAACACCCTCGGCGTAGAACGCGTTGCAGCAGCAACCGCCCTGATTGCCGGCATCCTCACCATCATCATGGGTCTGTGGGCAAAGCAGCCCTTCGCCATGGCAGCAGGTCTGGGAGTTAACGCCCTGCTTGCCTCCACCATTGCAACCACCCCCAACCTCACCTGGCCGCAAATTATGGGTCTGGTAGTCTGGGCAGGTATCGTCATGGCGATTCTGGTACTCACCGGCTTCCGCCGCGCAGTATTTCAGGCTGTTCCCGAGTCGCTGAAAACCGCGATTGTGGTGGGCATCGGCTTGTTCATCGCTCTGATTGGTCTGGTTAATGCGGGCATCGTACGCCGCATGCCGGACGCAGCGGGCACCACCGTCCCCGTTTCTTTCGGCGCCGGTGGTCACCTGCAAGGCTGGCCGATCTTCGTCTTCCTTTTCGGCCTGTTTTTGACCATTGCACTCTTTATTCGCAACGTGCGCGGTGCAATCCTCATTGGCGTGGTTACCTCAACGGTTCTGGCGATCATTCTTGAAAAGGTTTCACCCTCAGGTTCTTCCCTAGACTCAGCTACCGGCTGGTCACTGATGATCCCCGCTATTCCCACCCAGTGGGTAGGCACCCCCGACCTGTCACTGATTGGTGCAGTTGATATGACCGGTGCCTTCGCGGGCAGCGCACTCGGCGCTCTGGGCGCAACCATGCTCATGTTCGCTATTCTGCTGGCAGTCTTCTTCGACGTCATGGGCACCTCTGTGGGTCTGGCAAGCGAGGCCGGCACCATCGACACCGACGGCAAAATCGAGAACATCGACCGCGTCCTACTGATTGACGCAGCAGGCTCTATCGCAGGTGGTGGCTCATCAAGCTCAGCCCACCAGATCTTCGTAGAATCAGCAACCGGCATCGGTGAAGGTGCCCGCACTGGCTTCGCCAACATCGTCACCGGTGTGCTTTTTCTGCTAGCTGTTTTTATCTCACCGCTGGTAAACATTGTGCCCTTCGAGGCGGTTGCACCGGCGCTGGTAGTAGTTGGTTTCTTGATGGTTCGCCAGGCAATCCACATTGATTGGGCTGACTGGGGCTTGGGCATTCCTGCCTTCTTGACCATCATTATGATGCCCTTCACCTACTCCATTGCAGACGGCATTGGTGCGGGCTTCGTTGCTTACACCTTCATCCGCGTAATTCAGGGTCGAGGCAAAGACGTACACCCCATCATGTACGTTGTATCGCTCGCCTTCCTAATCTTCTTCGGCATGGGCGTCATTGAAGGCTGGATGCACGGCTAG
- a CDS encoding DUF2218 domain-containing protein: MSESSEHISGSADVVGLDSARYPGVDEMDFVSETIVDTDRPERYAKQLASHFGHKIPCNEIEHGHRLIFNREGIFGGYADIVVEPIDGVNHLKLVIYAPDAAKRENLAGVVGRHLERFGEKDSIEVYWDF; encoded by the coding sequence ATGAGCGAAAGCTCCGAGCATATTTCTGGCTCCGCTGATGTGGTTGGTCTTGACTCGGCTAGGTACCCCGGTGTTGATGAGATGGATTTCGTGAGTGAAACCATTGTTGATACTGACCGTCCTGAGCGTTACGCCAAGCAGTTGGCGTCGCATTTTGGTCATAAGATTCCGTGCAATGAGATTGAGCATGGGCACCGCCTGATTTTTAACCGTGAGGGCATATTTGGTGGATATGCCGATATCGTTGTTGAGCCAATTGACGGTGTTAATCATCTCAAGCTTGTAATTTACGCACCTGATGCTGCTAAGCGTGAAAATCTTGCCGGCGTGGTGGGCAGGCACCTAGAGCGCTTTGGTGAAAAAGACAGCATTGAAGTGTACTGGGATTTCTAG
- a CDS encoding FAD-dependent oxidoreductase, whose translation MSEALRPLRVAVIGGGPAGIYTADILTKSEEVRSGEVEVSIDIFDRYPAPFGLIRYGVAPDHPRIKGIITALHKVLDRGDIRFFGNVDYGTDLNLAELREHYDAIIFATGAIKDASLDIPGIGLEGSFGASDFVSWYDGHPDYPREWPLNAKEIAVIGNGNVALDVARVLSKHADDMLVTEIPDNVYEGLKSSPVTDVHVFGRRGPAQIKFTPLELRELSHSRDVDIVLYEEDFEFDEASDALVQENNQVKTMMKTLTTWLTDQEESEQTASRRLHLHFLQSPVEVLGEDGKVVGIKMERNELDGKGGVRGTGDYTEYPMQAIYRAVGYFGSELPEVPFDERRGIISNNEGRVTDENGEHIPGLYASGWIKRGPVGLIGHTKGDALETITHLLEDRENLYTATEPNADALTDYLDSKGIEYTTWEGWHKLDDHEKALGAAAKDAAGEPRARVKVVDREEMKKISRG comes from the coding sequence GTGTCTGAAGCTTTGCGCCCCTTGCGCGTTGCGGTTATTGGTGGCGGTCCGGCTGGTATTTACACCGCCGATATTCTCACCAAGTCTGAAGAGGTTCGCTCGGGTGAGGTGGAGGTTTCCATTGATATCTTTGACCGTTACCCTGCGCCTTTTGGTTTGATTCGTTACGGTGTTGCCCCTGACCATCCCCGCATTAAGGGCATCATTACCGCTCTGCACAAGGTGCTTGATCGCGGCGATATTCGCTTCTTCGGCAATGTTGATTACGGTACTGATCTGAACCTGGCTGAGTTGCGCGAACACTACGACGCAATTATCTTCGCTACCGGTGCTATTAAGGATGCGTCGCTGGATATTCCCGGCATTGGCCTTGAGGGTTCTTTCGGTGCGTCTGACTTCGTCTCATGGTATGACGGTCACCCCGATTACCCCCGCGAGTGGCCCCTGAACGCCAAGGAAATCGCGGTTATCGGTAACGGTAACGTGGCGCTGGACGTTGCGCGTGTGCTCTCTAAGCACGCCGATGACATGCTGGTGACTGAGATTCCCGATAACGTCTACGAGGGTTTGAAGAGCTCCCCGGTCACTGACGTTCACGTTTTCGGACGTCGCGGCCCGGCGCAGATTAAGTTCACCCCGCTTGAGCTGCGCGAACTTTCGCACTCACGCGACGTTGATATTGTTCTCTACGAAGAGGACTTCGAATTTGATGAGGCGTCGGACGCACTGGTTCAAGAAAACAACCAGGTCAAGACTATGATGAAGACCCTCACCACCTGGCTCACCGACCAGGAAGAGTCAGAGCAGACCGCTTCGCGTCGCTTGCACCTGCACTTCTTGCAGTCACCCGTTGAGGTCTTGGGTGAAGACGGCAAGGTCGTTGGCATCAAGATGGAACGCAACGAACTTGATGGCAAAGGCGGAGTCCGTGGCACCGGCGACTACACCGAGTACCCCATGCAGGCTATCTACCGTGCGGTGGGCTACTTCGGTTCAGAGCTGCCCGAGGTTCCCTTCGACGAGCGTCGCGGCATCATCAGCAACAACGAAGGTCGCGTCACCGATGAAAATGGTGAGCACATTCCCGGTCTCTACGCATCAGGTTGGATTAAGCGCGGCCCTGTAGGTCTCATCGGTCACACCAAGGGTGATGCGCTCGAAACCATTACCCACCTGCTAGAGGACCGCGAAAACCTCTACACCGCCACCGAACCCAACGCCGACGCCCTCACCGACTACCTCGATTCCAAGGGCATCGAATACACCACCTGGGAAGGCTGGCACAAACTCGACGACCACGAAAAAGCCCTCGGCGCAGCAGCCAAGGACGCCGCGGGGGAGCCGAGAGCCCGCGTTAAGGTAGTAGACCGTGAAGAGATGAAGAAAATCTCACGCGGCTAG
- a CDS encoding D-arabinono-1,4-lactone oxidase: MSEKHTWSTWGHQHTFTTDQVLTPRSIADVQAAVTAASTAGKKLKVVGYSKSSSAIAQPTDQLMRLDFLTGLTDIDKHQLTATFLAGTSVLDANKTLAHYGLAFENLGRLGEQSLAGAVTTGTHGTGLRYGIIATQVESFVMVSSEGDLVECSHDLNPEIFRAALVGLGALGVLVSITFRVVPMFRLHTAERRHAYNTIMSSFVERSEGADHYEVSWMPGSDKVRTRRLTHLQLLPEGFEPHYAQLSRLRRHGRDTLVNNGIFEPLLMLGTKVPAAQKVSHVATAMGRGNRRYADLAPEVFTINRRVRQNNMEYAFDITQIQGVLDELRGVLPQAPFTLSYPLVVRSAAADNIPLSPAYGRPTGFISVREYWRFPYTETFKFIEDIFKAHGGRPHWGQLHTQGAASLSTLYPEFEFFTQLREELDPHGTFLNPYLEKVLLG, from the coding sequence GTGGTGGGGTACTCAAAATCATCGTCAGCTATTGCCCAGCCCACCGATCAGCTCATGCGCCTTGATTTTCTGACGGGTCTCACTGACATTGATAAACACCAACTGACCGCAACTTTTTTGGCGGGCACCAGCGTCCTCGATGCTAATAAAACACTCGCCCACTACGGTTTAGCTTTTGAGAATCTCGGACGCTTGGGCGAGCAATCCCTGGCAGGCGCGGTCACCACCGGCACCCACGGCACCGGGCTGAGGTATGGCATTATCGCCACGCAGGTAGAGTCTTTCGTGATGGTTAGCAGTGAGGGCGATCTGGTGGAGTGCTCACACGATCTCAACCCCGAGATTTTCAGGGCAGCTCTAGTGGGTCTGGGCGCTTTGGGTGTGCTAGTCAGCATTACTTTTAGGGTGGTGCCAATGTTCCGCCTGCACACCGCTGAACGCCGCCACGCCTACAACACCATCATGTCCAGCTTCGTTGAACGCTCCGAAGGCGCTGACCACTACGAAGTGAGCTGGATGCCCGGCTCTGACAAAGTACGCACCCGCCGTCTCACGCACCTGCAACTGCTGCCCGAAGGCTTTGAACCCCACTACGCCCAGCTGAGCCGCCTGCGCCGCCACGGCAGAGACACCCTTGTGAACAACGGAATTTTTGAACCGCTACTGATGCTCGGCACTAAAGTTCCCGCCGCGCAGAAAGTCAGTCATGTAGCAACCGCTATGGGCCGAGGCAACCGCCGCTACGCCGATCTAGCGCCTGAGGTTTTCACCATCAACCGCCGAGTGCGCCAGAATAACATGGAATACGCCTTTGATATTACGCAGATTCAGGGTGTGCTCGACGAACTGCGGGGGGTTCTGCCCCAGGCTCCCTTCACGCTCTCTTACCCTCTCGTGGTGCGATCAGCGGCGGCAGACAATATTCCGCTCTCGCCTGCCTACGGACGCCCGACCGGCTTCATCTCAGTACGCGAATACTGGCGCTTCCCCTACACTGAGACTTTCAAATTCATCGAAGACATCTTCAAAGCCCACGGCGGACGCCCCCACTGGGGTCAGCTGCACACTCAGGGTGCCGCGTCCCTCAGCACGCTCTACCCAGAGTTTGAGTTTTTCACCCAACTACGCGAAGAACTCGACCCACACGGCACCTTCTTAAACCCCTACCTCGAAAAAGTTCTGCTGGGCTAA